In one Carassius auratus strain Wakin unplaced genomic scaffold, ASM336829v1 scaf_tig00008539, whole genome shotgun sequence genomic region, the following are encoded:
- the LOC113072100 gene encoding solute carrier family 52, riboflavin transporter, member 3-A — translation MPLYIHALACAFGLGSWVSINGLWVELPLIVNVLPEAWDLPSYLTVIIQFANLGPLLVTLAHKFCPGRLREHLVIYVVLSIGVVACVLLAVFWKNTTVILGQPHSTAFFILTFFLALVDCTSSVTFLPFMMQLPAKYITTYFIGEGLSGLVPGLVALAQGVGMAKCVNVSHVLDNLTEPEPSTFIMETQYLPPNFSTEIFFSFLAIMTAISLGSFIILNRMPRTFELSTENLVPDSDAVATVCRGLEGPMDPNPKTNNPEEEEKLRNGVLLPKPLHSGYQLAFIYLMVLWVNGATNGLLPSVQTFSCMPYGNMAYHLSAALSAVANPVACIIAMFFPKRSLVFLGILCLLGSVFGGYNMAMAAMSPCPLLQDTPLGDAIIVLSWVFFTGLLSYVKVMVGVILRDRSHSALVWCGAAVQAGSLLGSIIMFPLINIYHLFQSGDVCNTVCPL, via the exons ATGCCTCTGTACATCCATGCCTTGGCATGTGCTTTCGGTCTGGGCTCCTGGGTGTCCATCAATGGCTTGTGGGTGGAGCTTCCTCTGATCGTCAATGTTCTGCCGGAGGCCTGGGATTTACCCTCGTACCTCACAGTCATCATTCAGTTTGCTAACTTAGGTCCTCTGCTGGTGACCCTGGCACACAAATTCTGTCCCGGGCGACTACGTGAACATCTGGTCATCTATGTGGTCTTGTCAATTGGTGTTGTAGCTTGTGTCCTGCTTGCTGTGTTTTGGAAGAACACCACCGTGATCCTCGGGCAACCGCATAGCACAGCATTTTTCATTCTCACGTTTTTTCTCGCTCTAGTTGACTGCACCTCATCCGTCACCTTCCTGCCGTTCATGATGCAACTTCCAGCCAAATACATCACCACATACTTCATTGGAGAAGGTCTGAGCGGTCTGGTCCCAGGGCTGGTGGCGCTGGCGCAAGGAGTCGGGATGGCGAAATGTGTCAATGTGTCGCACGTTTTGGATAACCTCACTGAGCCCGAACCTTCAACCTTCATCATGGAGACACAGTACCTCCCTCCTAATTTCTCAACTGAGATCTTCTTCTCCTTCTTGGCCATAATGACAGCAATAAGCTTGGGTTCCTTCATCATATTAAACCGCATGCCTCGTACATTTGAACTTTCCACTGAAAATCTCGTCCCGGACTCAGATGCTGTCGCAACAGTCTGCAGGGGTTTGGAAGGCCCTATGGACCCCAATCCAAAGACAAACAATCCAGAAGAAGAGGAAAAACTGAGAAACGGAGTTCTGCTTCCTAAACCGCTGCACTCCGGTTATCAGCTAGCATTTATCTATTTAATGGTTCTGTGGGTGAACGGTGCAACAAACGGACTGCTGCCCTCAGTGCAGACGTTCTCCTGCATGCCTTATGGAAATATGGCCTATCACCTGTCAGCTGCTCTCTCGGCGGTAGCCAATCCAGTGGCCTGCATCATTGCCATGTTTTTCCCTAAACG TTCATTAGTATTTCTGGGCATCCTGTGTCTGCTGGGCTCTGTTTTTGGAGGCTACAATATGGCCATGGCTGCCATGAGTCCCTGCCCCTTACTCCAAGATACACCCTTAGGGGACGCTATTATA GTTTTGTCCTGGGTGTTCTTCACTGGTCTGCTGTCCTATGTGAAGGTGATGGTGGGTGTGATTCTGAGGGACCGGAGTCACAGTGCCCTCGTTTGGTGTGGAGCAGCAGTTCAGGCAGGCTCTTTGTTAGGCTCCATCATTATGTTTCCCCTGATTAACATCTATCACCTCTTCCAATCGGGAGACGTTTGCAACACCGTATGCCCATTATAA